The following are encoded together in the Lactuca sativa cultivar Salinas chromosome 1, Lsat_Salinas_v11, whole genome shotgun sequence genome:
- the LOC111913171 gene encoding aspartic proteinase 36, with translation MPVKTGVVLLIVLLVAGTVASVAYGGGGDYSTTVLTLVRAFPANKTVELEILKARDRVRHARILQGFAGGVVDFTVSGTSDPYYGGLYFTKVKLGSPPREFNVQIDTGSDILWVTCSSCIDCPELSGFGIPLNFFDSTTSSTASLVSCSDSICSSNFKTADTSCSDQTDQCGYQFHYADDSGTSGHYVTDFLHFDTVVDPSTITNSSASITFGCSTYQSGGLTKSDKAMDGIFGFGQHDLSVVSQLSAQGITPKVFSHCLRGDGAGGGKLVLGEILAPTMVYSPLVPSQPHYNLDLQSIVVGEQLLAIDPTVFVTSDNQGTIVDTGTTLTYLVPQAFDPFVDAITAVVSELATPVLLNGGQCYLMASSTTEIFPKVSLNFAGSASMILKPENYLVPGDPIDGGIPQCIAFQKASNGITVLGDLVLKDKIFVYDLSRNRIGWTDYDCSADVNVSIKSNKNEYMNAAQWSAGILLGFTSLEALLVHILVGSFWSFLLW, from the exons ATGCCGGTGAAAACTGGCGTTGTGCTATTGATCGTCTTGTTGGTGGCGGGTACGGTTGCTTCGGTGGCGTATGGTGGCGGAGGTGACTATTCGACGACGGTTCTAACTTTGGTGAGGGCTTTTCCGGCGAACAAGACGGTTGAGCTGGAAATCCTCAAGGCACGTGACCGTGTCAGACACGCTCGAATCCTGCAAGGCTTTGCCGGCGGCGTTGTCGACTTCACCGTCTCCGGTACCTCTGATCCTTACTACGGCGG GTTGTACTTCACAAAAGTGAAATTAGGGTCTCCACCAAGAGAATTCAATGTGCAGATTGATACCGGAAGTGACATCTTATGGGTCACCTGCAGTTCTTGCATTGATTGTCCGGAATTGAGTGGATTTGGT ATTCCCCTcaatttcttcgattctacaaccTCTTCAACTGCTTCTCTGGTGTCATGTTCAGACTCCATATGTTCTTCCAATTTCAAAACTGCCGATACATCATGTTCAGATCAAACCGATCAATGTGGTTACCAGTTTCATTATGCAGACGATAGCGGGACATCTGGTCATTACGTTACAGATTTTCTACATTTTGACACAGTTGTGGACCCTTCCACCATTACCAATTCATCAGCTTCTATTACATTTGG GTGTAGTACGTATCAATCTGGTGGCTTAACGAAATCAGATAAAGCAATGGATGGGATTTTTGGATTTGGGCAACACGATCTATCTGTTGTATCACAATTATCTGCTCAAGGAATTACACCAAAAGTATTCTCCCATTGCTTACGTGGAGATGGAGCTGGTGGGGGCAAACTTGTTCTTGGTGAGATTTTGGCTCCGACCATGGTTTATAGTCCCCTTGTCCCATCACA gCCTCATTATAATCTTGATCTTCAAAGTATTGTGGTTGGTGAGCAGTTATTGGCTATTGACCCTACGGTTTTTGTGACATCTGACAATCAAGGAACCATTGTTGATACCGGAACAACATTGACATATCTTGTCCCACAAGCATTTGATCCTTTTGTGGATGCG ATTACGGCTGTTGTGTCAGAATTAGCAACTCCGGTCCTTTTAAATGGAGGCCAATGTTATTTAATGGCGTCGAG tACAACCGAGATATTTCCCAAGGTTTCATTAAACTTTGCAGGCAGTGCATCCATGATTCTAAAACCTGAAAACTACCTTGTGCCAGGAGACCCTATT GATGGTGGTATTCCACAATGCATTGCCTTTCAAAAAGCGAGCAATGGGATAACTGTTCTTGGAG ATCTTGTTCTAAAAGATAAGATCTTTGTTTATGATTTATCAAGGAATCGAATTGGATGGACGGATTACGACT gttcggctgatgtAAATGTCTCAATAAAGTCCAACAAGAACGAGTACATGAATGCAGCACAGTGGAGTGCGGGCATTTTGTTAGGGTTTACAAGTCTTGAAGCTCTTTTGGTGCATATATTAGTAGGGTCATTTTGGTCTTTTTTATTATGGTGA
- the LOC111913170 gene encoding DEAD-box ATP-dependent RNA helicase 38 produces MSDTASSAATAAATASSTTTEASPITKTSVVGRWADEPDDVVEEPEATSTSSATDGIILDSLAIDESKKVNNFLDDPEDANIQAVTSGETPYTSAVRFEDLNLSPELLKGLYVEMKFERPSKIQSISLPMILTPPFKNLIAQAHNGSGKTTCFVLGMLSRVDPKLGVPQALCICPTRELAIQNMEVLLKMGKFTGITSELGLPADKANYMPISKRAPITAQVIIGTPGTINKWIAAKKLGTSQLKILVFDEADHMLAEGGFKEDSVRIMKEIVRWSPKCQVLLFSATFNENVKAFVSKIVKDLFKQEYNQLFVKKEELSLDSVKQYKVNLPDELSKILVIKDKIMELGQKVGQTIIFVKTRKSAGMLHDALSGYGYEVTTIQGALTQEDRDKIVKEFKDGLTQVLISTDVLARGFDQAQVNLVVNYDLPIRHDHQSEPDHEVYLHRIGRAGRFGRKGAVFNLLCGERDNMIMEKIERHFNHYVTEVTSWTDDEQFEDALKKAGLM; encoded by the exons ATGAGCGACACTGCGTCCAGCGCCGCTACCGCTGCCGCCACcgcctcctccaccaccaccgaaGCCTCTCCGATCACCAAAACTTCCGTTGTCGGAAGATGGGCTGACGAGCCCGACGACGTCGTAGAGGAGCCCGAAGCAACATCCACTTCCTCCGCCACCGACGGAATTATACTAGACTCTCTCGCCATCGACGAGTCCAAAAAAGTTAACAACTTCCTTGATGATCCTGAAGATGCCAACATTCAAGCT GTTACCTCCGGAGAAACACCGTATACATCTGCCGTGAGATTCGAGGATTTAAACCTTTCACCGGAGTTATTGAAAGGACTCTACGTGGAGATGAAGTTTGAGAGACCGAGTAAGATCCAATCAATTAGCTTGCCGATGATACTAACTCCACCTTTCAAGAATCTAATTGCTCAGGCACACAATGGTTCTGGGAAAACAACTTGTTTCGTGCTCGGTATGTTGAGTCGCGTTGATCCAAAGCTAGGCGTTCCTCAGGCACTGTGTATATGCCCAACCAGAGAATTGGCAATCCAG AATATGGAAGTGCTACTGAAGATGGGAAAGTTTACTGGCATAACATCAGAATTAGGACTTCCTGCAGATAAAGCTAATTACATGCCGATCTCCAAAAGAGCACCAATTACAGCACAAGTAATTATCGGCACACCTGGTACAATTAACAAATGGATTGCAGCCAAGAAACTGGGTACTTCTCAACTGAAGATTCTTGTCTTTGATGAAGCAGATCATATGCTTGCAGAG GGAGGTTTTAAAGAAGATTCTGTAAGAATAATGAAGGAAATCGTGAGGTGGAGTCCTAAATGCCAG GTGCTATTGTTTTCTGCTACTTTCAATGAGAATGTGAAGGCTTTTGTATCAAAAATTGTTAAAGATCTTTTCAAACAAGAGTACAATCAACTATTCGTGAAGAAAGAAGAACTGTCATTGGATTCAGTGAAACAATATAAAGTGAATCTACCTGATGAACTTTCAAAGATTTTGGTAATTAAAGACAAAATCATGGAGCTAGGGCAAAAAGTTGGACAAACAATTATATTTGTCAAAACAAGAAAAAGTGCTGGAATGTTGCATGATGCACTTTCTGGCTATGGTTATGAAGTCACAACAATTCAAGGTGCTCTTACACAAGAAGATAGAGATAAAATTGTTAAAGAATTCAAAGATGGATTGACTCAAGTTTTGATATCAACCGATGTTCTTGCTCGTGGGTTTGATCAAGCACAG GTCaatttggtggttaattatgatcTTCCTATAAGACATGATCATCAATCTGAACCTGACCATGAAGTGTACTTGCATCGGATTGGAAGAGCAGGGCGATTTGGGCGTAAAG GAGCTGTATTCAACTTGCTATGTGGTGAAAGGGACAACATGATCATGGAAAAAATTGAGAGACATTTCAACCATTATGTTACTGag GTGACCTCATGGACAGATGATGAACAGTTTGAGGATGCTTTGAAGAAAGCTGGTTTGATGTAA